A single genomic interval of Deltaproteobacteria bacterium harbors:
- a CDS encoding aspartate 1-decarboxylase — MSLFRAKIHRATVTHADVDYEGSVTIAGDLMDAAGIYEYEQVHIWNVTRGTRLVTYALRGDAGSGVICVNGAAAHLAQPGDKVILATFADVDPAEARDWKPTVVLVDDANAIVSADHAEVAGPKRCAGAAN; from the coding sequence GCCAAGATCCACCGCGCCACCGTCACCCACGCCGACGTCGACTACGAGGGCAGCGTGACGATCGCCGGCGACCTGATGGACGCCGCCGGCATCTACGAGTACGAGCAGGTCCACATCTGGAACGTCACCCGCGGCACGCGCCTGGTGACCTACGCCCTGCGCGGCGACGCCGGCAGCGGCGTCATTTGTGTCAACGGGGCCGCGGCCCACCTCGCGCAGCCGGGCGACAAGGTCATCCTCGCCACGTTCGCCGACGTCGACCCGGCCGAAGCGCGCGACTGGAAACCCACGGTCGTGCTCGTCGACGACGCCAACGCGATCGTGTCCGCCGACCACGCGGAAGTCGCCGGTCCCAAGCGCTGCGCCGGCGCGGCGAACTGA
- a CDS encoding AarF/ABC1/UbiB kinase family protein, whose translation MLPYAALGVAAALAALSLVLPTTRRVWVFHAYLLWHFPILGLASALQLRRLWAALARRPYEPWTGPRACRLFCEDMGPTFIKLGQIVASSVGMFPDRYSEEFRKCLDAVKPFRFDDAVDVLRRELGDDKLAQLDDIDPTPLASASIAQVHTARLGDDAVVIKIQRPGIEARVAADMRILRVVARLAQRFVRDAELANPVGIVEDFADTLREEMDFRMEARNLDQFNDIQREIGFHDVRAPVPYWDYTTKRVLVMERFFGTRVDRITSLEGRGIDPEEKLIRGMLAWFRCVIFYGFFHGDVHAGNLMLLDNGDLGFLDFGIVGRFDERQRAMVTDYLVAFTTGDYRALARVIGEMGGVTDGVDMDAFVADLKETYSPLLTMQMADINLADFIPRIHRVATRHRMRMPKEFVLITKQMLYFDRYAKILAPKLNVFTDPRLLMSMMQDIKRARDELRARGVAS comes from the coding sequence GTGCTTCCCTACGCAGCCCTCGGCGTCGCAGCGGCGTTGGCCGCGCTGTCGCTGGTGCTGCCGACCACGCGCCGGGTGTGGGTGTTCCACGCCTATCTGCTGTGGCACTTCCCGATCCTGGGGCTCGCGTCGGCGCTGCAGCTGCGCCGGCTGTGGGCGGCGCTCGCCCGCAGGCCGTACGAGCCGTGGACCGGGCCGCGCGCCTGCCGGCTGTTTTGCGAGGACATGGGCCCGACGTTCATCAAGCTCGGGCAGATCGTCGCGTCGTCGGTCGGCATGTTCCCCGACCGCTACTCGGAGGAGTTCCGCAAGTGCCTCGACGCGGTCAAGCCGTTTCGCTTCGACGATGCGGTCGACGTGTTGCGGCGCGAACTGGGCGACGACAAGCTCGCGCAGCTCGACGACATCGACCCGACGCCGCTGGCGAGCGCGTCGATCGCCCAGGTTCACACCGCCCGGCTCGGCGACGATGCGGTCGTCATCAAGATCCAGCGACCGGGCATCGAGGCGCGCGTGGCCGCGGACATGCGCATCCTGCGGGTCGTCGCACGCCTGGCGCAGCGGTTCGTGCGCGACGCCGAGCTGGCCAACCCGGTCGGCATCGTCGAGGACTTCGCCGACACGTTGCGCGAAGAGATGGACTTTCGCATGGAGGCGCGCAACCTCGACCAGTTCAACGACATCCAGCGCGAAATCGGCTTTCACGACGTGCGCGCGCCGGTGCCGTACTGGGACTACACGACCAAGCGCGTGCTCGTCATGGAGCGGTTCTTCGGCACCCGGGTCGACCGGATCACCAGTCTGGAGGGCCGCGGCATCGATCCCGAGGAAAAGCTCATCCGCGGGATGCTCGCCTGGTTCCGCTGCGTGATCTTCTACGGCTTCTTCCACGGCGACGTACACGCCGGCAACCTGATGCTGCTCGACAACGGCGACCTCGGGTTCCTCGACTTCGGCATCGTCGGGCGATTCGACGAGCGCCAGCGCGCGATGGTGACCGATTATCTCGTCGCGTTCACCACCGGCGACTACAGGGCGCTCGCGCGCGTCATCGGCGAGATGGGCGGCGTCACCGACGGCGTCGACATGGACGCGTTCGTCGCCGACCTCAAGGAGACCTACAGCCCGCTTTTGACCATGCAGATGGCGGACATCAACCTGGCGGACTTCATCCCGCGCATCCACCGGGTCGCGACACGCCACCGCATGCGGATGCCCAAGGAGTTCGTCCTCATCACCAAGCAGATGCTGTACTTCGACCGCTACGCGAAGATTCTCGCGCCGAAGCTCAACGTGTTCACCGACCCGCGGCTGCTGATGAGCATGATGCAGGACATCAAGCGTGCGCGCGACGAACTGCGCGCCCGCGGCGTCGCCAGCTGA
- a CDS encoding parvulin peptidyl-prolyl isomerase: MADQVRASHILLMYQGSARSTASRSKDEAHSQIQEIKRQIDGGADFAALAKQHSDCPSAKAGGDLGPFGRGQMVKEFEDAAFALDVGATSDVVETAFGYHIIKRTA, encoded by the coding sequence ATGGCCGATCAGGTGAGAGCATCGCACATCCTTTTGATGTATCAGGGCTCGGCGCGGTCGACGGCGAGCCGTTCCAAGGACGAGGCGCACAGTCAGATCCAGGAGATCAAGCGGCAGATCGACGGCGGCGCGGACTTCGCGGCGCTCGCCAAGCAGCACTCGGACTGTCCGTCGGCGAAGGCGGGCGGCGACCTCGGCCCGTTCGGTCGGGGGCAGATGGTCAAGGAGTTCGAGGACGCCGCGTTCGCGTTGGACGTCGGCGCGACGAGCGACGTCGTCGAGACCGCGTTCGGCTACCACATCATCAAGCGCACGGCCTGA
- a CDS encoding saccharopine dehydrogenase: MTNARWMLYGANGYTGRLIAEVARRRGLSPVLAGRRREAIEPLAAEFGFDHRVVSLDDAAALRGALADVDALLLAAGPFARTSRPAVDACIATGTHYLDITGEIAVFEACAARSAEARDAGIALLPGVGFDVVPSDCLAASLAERLPGATELELAFAGSGGWSRGTAKTMVEGLGWGGAVRRDGSIVRVPAAHAVREVPFRDRPRTCVAIPWGDVSTAYHSTGIPNITVYMHMPRGQRRAIRAARPLLPLLRNRRVIAALQRAIERRVIGPSDTTRAVARSHLWGRASDGVRAVEGTLEAPEGYTLTAETAVESTVRLLAAPQTGFLTPSKAFGADYIARFDGCDLVVGDVQPAA; encoded by the coding sequence ATGACGAACGCACGCTGGATGTTGTACGGAGCCAATGGATACACGGGCCGACTGATCGCCGAGGTCGCGCGGCGACGCGGGCTGTCGCCGGTGCTCGCCGGGCGCCGGCGCGAGGCGATCGAACCGCTCGCGGCGGAGTTCGGCTTCGACCACCGCGTGGTGTCGCTCGACGACGCCGCCGCGCTGCGGGGCGCGCTGGCCGACGTGGACGCGCTGCTGCTGGCGGCCGGGCCGTTCGCGCGCACGAGTCGGCCCGCGGTCGACGCGTGCATCGCCACCGGTACGCACTACCTCGACATCACCGGTGAGATCGCCGTGTTCGAGGCGTGCGCGGCGCGCTCGGCCGAAGCGCGCGACGCGGGCATCGCGCTGTTGCCCGGCGTCGGCTTCGACGTGGTGCCGAGCGATTGCCTCGCTGCGTCGCTGGCCGAGCGGTTGCCCGGCGCGACCGAACTCGAGCTAGCGTTCGCCGGCAGCGGCGGCTGGAGCCGCGGCACGGCGAAGACCATGGTGGAGGGCCTCGGGTGGGGCGGCGCCGTCCGCCGCGACGGCTCGATCGTCCGCGTGCCGGCGGCACACGCCGTGCGCGAGGTGCCGTTTCGCGATCGGCCGCGCACGTGCGTCGCCATACCCTGGGGCGACGTGTCGACCGCCTACCACTCGACCGGCATCCCGAACATTACGGTGTACATGCACATGCCGCGCGGCCAGCGACGCGCCATCCGCGCCGCGCGTCCGCTGCTCCCGCTGTTGCGCAACCGGCGCGTGATCGCCGCGCTGCAGCGCGCCATCGAACGGCGCGTCATCGGCCCCTCCGACACGACGCGCGCGGTCGCGCGGTCCCACCTGTGGGGCCGGGCGAGCGACGGAGTGCGGGCCGTCGAGGGCACGCTCGAGGCGCCCGAGGGCTACACGCTCACCGCCGAGACCGCCGTCGAATCGACGGTCCGGCTGTTGGCCGCGCCGCAGACCGGCTTTCTGACGCCGTCGAAGGCGTTCGGCGCCGACTACATCGCCCGGTTCGACGGCTGCGACCTGGTCGTGGGCGACGTACAGCCGGCCGCGTAG
- a CDS encoding LuxR family transcriptional regulator has product MSTNHTDAQRLLKARIDRMEIALRQLQADLEEVAMVAGLRAGRASFDEVPPVDLSVLSSRELEIVRHLLQGRRVAQIAKSLYLSPNTVRSHLKSVFRKLGVHSQGELIELCGSRGPSAGLAPPAPAPAASDASSSTSMPKLAAI; this is encoded by the coding sequence ATGTCCACGAATCACACGGATGCTCAAAGGTTGTTGAAGGCGCGAATCGATCGCATGGAGATCGCTCTGCGCCAACTCCAGGCGGATCTCGAGGAGGTCGCGATGGTGGCCGGCTTGCGGGCGGGGCGGGCGTCGTTCGACGAGGTCCCCCCGGTCGACTTGTCGGTGCTGTCGTCGCGCGAACTCGAGATCGTTCGTCACTTGTTGCAGGGGCGCCGGGTCGCGCAGATCGCGAAGTCGCTGTACCTGAGCCCGAACACGGTGCGCAGTCACCTCAAGTCGGTCTTCCGCAAGCTCGGCGTTCACTCGCAGGGCGAGCTGATCGAACTGTGCGGCAGCCGCGGCCCGTCGGCTGGCCTCGCGCCGCCCGCGCCGGCACCTGCCGCGTCCGACGCATCGAGCTCGACGTCGATGCCGAAGCTCGCCGCGATCTGA